From a single Lolium rigidum isolate FL_2022 chromosome 7, APGP_CSIRO_Lrig_0.1, whole genome shotgun sequence genomic region:
- the LOC124673020 gene encoding putative disease resistance protein At1g50180 yields MSRSSSETEYKAIVAATTELIWVENLLKELGIKLRQRPCLWCDNLGATYLSANPVFHARTKHIEIDFHSVRERVANKMLDVRFISSKDQLADGFTKALPVKLLDAFRTNLNLTQGEYIAKEEQFMAESAVRIVVGSVGNLAVQETKFLCGVNLEVGFLKDELMRLQAYLRDADSKRRSGNERVSVLVSQIRAAAYEAQNVIEAADYMDKRNRQKMGFMGAISRYARLPSDLATLRKVGAEIQHVRRKLNEIFQSADRLKIDLDNIVVVENEFPQDCNQFHPSFDDDLVLVGFEDEHEEVVDKLVDNEKMLSVVSVVAMGGAGKTTLAKKVYTSSRVKQHFEVAAWVTVSQTFKGIDLLKDIMKQITGGAYDSTNLMQEFDVGKKIRDFLFKKRYLVVLDDVWETDTWDQLNRTVEAFPKVTRRSMAHGWIEEIRVHDIFNEWCIEEARQDSFLEVLHEISGQVSGQSTDMMIPYRSSYQVLDGHILQAAPNLRALIGFQLRSISLLKLRFLRVLHIERSRVGDFTSAIGGCIHLRCLMLIRCEDVTLPSSVGQLLYLQTIDMTGTHSAIPKSLWDIPSLRHVCLSNGFSPPKRLQQKELQTFQLELGSSNSKCYNLNMVKFLSKMTQLTTLSLRSKKYQYMLVEMMTVIANMPRLVDVHLYRLSEWKIETGAMPKLSHLTLKWFTSLRNLPEGLLHLPSLSKVEVDSSYAGDERVLKELQQKGCKVIKRSV; encoded by the exons ATGTCACGATCCAGTAGTGAAACTGAATACAAGGCAATTGTTGCTGCTACAACTGAGTTGATATGGGTTGAGAATCTACTTAAGGAGCTTGGTATAAAACTGAGGCAAAGACCATGTCTATGGTGTGATAATTTGGGAGCTACATATCTATCTGCTAATCCTGTTTTTCATGCCAGGACAAAGCATATCGAGATAGATTTCCACTCTGTTCGAGAAAGAGTTGCAAATAAAATGCTTGATGTTAGGTTTATTTCCAGcaaagatcaacttgctgatGGCTTTACAAAAGCTCTTCCTGTAAAACTTTTAGATGCTTTCAGGACTAATCTCAACCTCACCcaag GAGAATATATAGCCAAGGAGGAACAATTCATGGCAGAATCTGCTGTCAGAATCGTGGTTGGGAGCGTGGGCAATCTCGCTGTTCAAGAGACCAAATTCTTATGCGGAGTCAACCTTGAAGTGGGGTTCCTGAAAGATGAGCTGATGCGGCTGCAAGCCTACCTGAGAGATGCCGACAGCAAAAGGAGATCAGGAAATGAAAGAGTTTCTGTTTTAGTGAGCCAGATTAGAGCTGCAGCGTACGAGGCTCAGAATGTTATTGAAGCTGCAGATTACATGGATAAAAGAAACAGGCAGAAGATGGGATTCATGGGCGCCATTTCAAGGTATGCTCGCTTACCAAGTGACTTGGCGACCCTTCGAAAAGTTGGTGCTGAAATCCAACACGTGAGAAGGAAGCTCAATGAGATATTTCAAAGTGCGGATCGTCTGAAAATTGATTTGGATAATATTGTTGTAGTTGAAAATGAGTTTCCACAAGATTGCAATCAGTTTCACCCGAGTTTTGATGATGATCTTGTCCTAGTTGGTTTTGAGGATGAGCATGAAGAAGTAGTAGATAAATTAGTTGATAATGAGAAGATGCTAAGTGTTGTCTCCGTGGTTGCCATGGGTGGGGCAGGGAAAACAACGCTGGCTAAAAAAGTCTACACATCATCTAGAGTCAAACAACACTTTGAAGTAGCTGCATGGGTGACCGTGTCTCAGACATTCAAGGGCATTGATTTACTCAAGGATATCATGAAACAAATAACAGGGGGCGCATATGATTCAACGAATCTTATGCAGGAGTTTGATGTCGGaaagaagattagggattttttgTTTAAAAAGAGATACTTAGTAGTTCTCGATGATGTGTGGGAAACAGACACATGGGACCAATTAAATAGAACAGTTGAAGCCTTTCCAA AGGTTACTAGAAGAAGCATGGCACATGGATGGATTGAGGAAATAAGGGTTCATGATATTTTca ATGAGTGGTGCATAGAAGAGGCAAGACAAGATAGTTTTCTTGAAGTCCTCCACGAAATTTCAG GACAAGTCAGTGGACAGTCAACTGATATGATGATACCATATCGTTCTTCTTATCAAGTATTGGATGGTCATATTTTGCAGGCAGCACCTAATCTCCGAGCTCTGATTGGCTTTCAACTTCGATCAATATCTCTCCTTAAACTCAGATTTCTCCGAGTTCTTCATATTGAAAGATCAAGGGTAGGGGATTTCACTAGTGCAATTGGTGGGTGTATTCACCTAAGATGCCTCATGTTGATTAGATGTGAAGACGTTACTCTCCCTTCCTCAGTCGGACAACTCCTTTACTTGCAAACTATTGATATGACTGGCACACACTCAGCAATACCAAAATCGTTGTGGGATATCCCTTCTCTAAGGCATGTTTGCCTTTCTAATGGATTTTCTCCACCAAAGCGTCTTCAACAAAAGGAGCTCCAGACATTCCAATTAGAACTTGGATCTTCTAACAGTAAATGCTACAATCTTAACATGGTGAAGTTTTTGAGCAAAATGACTCAACTAACAACCTTGTCGTTGAGGTCGAAAaaatatcaatatatgctcgttgAAATGATGACTGTAATTGCAAACATGCCACGCCTGGTTGATGTTCACCTCTACAGATTGAGT GAGTGGAAGATCGAGACTGGGGCCATGCCAAAGCTCTCTCACCTGACACTCAAGTGGTTCACTAGTTTGAGAAACCTCCCCGAGGGGTTGTTACACCTTCCATCTCTCAGTAAGGTGGAAGTAGACAGTTCTTATGCTGGAGACGAAAGGGTGTTGAAGGAGCTGCAGCAGAAAGGATGCAAG GTGATAAAAAGAAGTGTTTAG
- the LOC124673021 gene encoding probable pectate lyase 8: MAGEAGPARWRWVALLGAVSVLLLVGVLAGGGSGLATFPGGRLRTDEDADGPTVVAGAVPDPESVVSQVHMSIRNSTARRNLGGYLSCGTGNPIDDCWRCDPDWHNNRQRLADCGIGFGRNAIGGRDGKIYVVTDSGDDDPVTPKKGTLRYAVIQDEPLWIIFKRDMVITLKQELIMNSFKTIDGRGANVHIANGACLTIQYVTNVIIHGLHIHDCRPTGNAMVRSSPSHYGWRTMADGDAVSIFGSSHVWVDHCSLSNCADGLVDAIMGSTAITVSNNYFTHHNEVMLLGHSDSYLKDKAMQVTIAFNHFGEGLIQRMPRCRHGYFHVVNNDYTHWEMYAIGGSAEPTINSQGNRYLAPTNPFAKEVTKRVETAQTTWNGWNWRSEGDLLLNGAFFTPSGAGASASYSRASSLGAKSSSMVGTITSGAGVLSCHKGSSC, from the exons atgGCGGGAGAAGCGGGTCCGGCGAGATGGAGGTGGGTGGCGCTGCTCGGGGCCGTCtccgtgctgctcctcgtcggagtcctcgctggcggcggcagcggcctggCGACTTTCCCCGGCGGGCGGCTCAG GACCGACGAAGACGCCGACGGGCCGACGGTGGTGGCCGGCGCGGTGCCTGACCCGGAATCGGTGGTCTCGCAGGTGCACAT GTCGATCAGGAACAGCACCGCCCGGAGGAACCTGGGGGGTTACCTGTCGTGCGGGACGGGGAACCCAATCGACGACTGCTGGCGCTGCGACCCCGACTGGCACAACAACCGGCAGCGCCTCGCCGACTGTGGCATTGGCTTCGGCCGCAACGCCATTGGCGGTCGGGACGGCAAGATCTACGTGGTCACTGACTCCGGCGACGATGACCCCGTGACCCCGAAGAAGGGCACCCTCCGCTACGCCGTCATCCAGGACGAGCCGCTGTGGATCATCTTCAAGCGCGACATGGTCATCACCCTCAAGCAGGAGCTCATCATGAACAGCTTCAAGACCATCGACGGGCGCGGCGCCAACGTGCACATCGCCAATGGCGCCTGCCTCACCATCCAGTATGTCACCAATGTCATCATCCACGGCTTGCACATCCACGACTGCAGGCCCACTGGCAACGCCATGGTGCGTAGCTCGCCGAGCCACTACGGGTGGAGGACGATGGCCGACGGCGATGCTGTGTCTATCTTCGGGTCCAGCCATGTCTGGGTCGACCACTGCTCCCTCTCCAACTGCGCCGACGGCCTCGTCGATGCCATCATGGGATCCACTGCCATCACTGTGTCCAACAACTACTTCACCCACCACAATGAG GTGATGCTCCTGGGTCACAGTGACTCCTATCTGAAGGACAAGGCAATGCAGGTCACAATAGCTTTCAACCATTTTGGAGAGGGACTCATTCAGAGAATGCCAAG GTGCAGGCATGGTTACTTCCATGTGGTGAACAATGACTACACCCACTGGGAGATGTACGCCATCGGAGGGAGTGCTGAGCCGACCATCAACAGCCAGGGAAACCGCTACCTGGCGCCAACCAACCCTTTTGCCAAGGAG GTGACAAAGAGGGTTGAAACTGCTCAGACCACCTGGAATGGCTGGAACTGGAGGTCGGAGGGCGACCTCCTGCTGAATGGTGCCTTCTTCACCCCGTCGGGAGCTGGCGCCTCGGCCAGCTACTCGCGTGCCTCCAGCCTTGGCGCCAAGTCCTCGTCCATGGTAGGAACCATCACCTCCGGTGCAGGCGTCCTCTCGTGCCACAAGGGCTCCTCCTGCTAG